A segment of the Symmachiella macrocystis genome:
GCGTACTTGTAACTCAACGCCGCCAACAACGCGCCATTCCACGTCGAGGTATCCGCTCCCAAACCCATTTTGGGCGGGCGGCCGACTTTGTCCCGCAGCGTGATCTTGTAATGCACCTGCTGCCAGGGGGAGGTGAAGTAATTCTGGATTTCCCACTCGAAATGCGCAGCCTTGTCTGCCAACGGCATTTTGCGGTAATCGCCGCCATAGGGCGCTAGTAGAGCCGCTTGATAGCTCCGCAAGGATGCCGCTGTTTGATCATTTTCGGCCGGGCGGGGTATTGCCGAGAAATCGGCCGCCGCTGCGGAGAGTGGGGACAAGCCGAGAGCTAACGCCCAGAGGGCAACCCAGCTCAGTTGACGCAATCCACAAAAAACCATCTCACAGCCTCCTTGCCGTTTTGACCGCTTGCGAGGATCTGGAACTCCGACGGCTTCACCAACGCGGTTAGGCGTCGGTGGAGACCGGAGTTTGGATAGCTGGCGGGATCCGCTGGGGGGGATAGGCGGTCCAGACAGCGATCGCTGAGCCAATCGGCAGCACCAGCATCATCCAGTTCGCCATGGAATAACCTCCCCAATAATCTTTGGCAAGAGCAAATGGCAACGGGCCCAGGGCGCTGGCTACGATTTGAAAGGTAAGTACGATTCCACGGATCGCTCCTTGGTGCAATCGTCCGTATTGATTGACCCACACGGCGCTACCGGCTGTTCGCAGAATCGCACCGTGCGTGCCCAGCAGCATGCCGTAGATTGCCGCCAGTCCTACATGGTTCAGCGATGTCAACAACAACTGCGCCGTCGCTAAACAGACCATCGACATCGCCATCAATTTCCGTTCCGGAAAACGGTCGCTGAGGTAGCCAAACAACAAAGCGCCCAAGCTGGCTGCCGCTGCCTGAATGCTCAACGTGGTGACCGCCGTCGTGACCGACAACCCCGCTTCAGCAAAGATCGAGACCTGATGAAACACCAAACCGGTGCCTACTAATGCGCCGGTGCACAACGGCATTAACAGCTTCCAAAACGTCAAATGCTTCCACGCCTCTTCGACAGTCTGATCGTGACCAACGGCGGATTCCACACCGGCCATTTCAGCTGTGTCGGTCTCCTCTTGATCCTGACGGGGGCGAGTTGTTTTCGTGTCTTTGGACAACTGGCCATCTGGCAATAACCCGACATCCTCAGGGCGATTCCGGACGAACACAATTGCGGGCAATATCAGAATCGCCCAGACAATGACCGCCAAGCAAACCCATCCCGATCGCCAACCGAATTCGGTCGTGACGTACTGATTGATCTGCGGAATGCACATCACCGACAGCGTTCCACCCAGCCCCAACAACCCCATGGCCATCCCACGGCGTTTCTCGAACCAATGCCCGACTAACCAGGAACTCACCAAAGTCAGCGAGCCTTGCCCCAGCGGGCGGATCAAGCAAAAGCCGATGAAGAGCCCCATAAAGCTTTCGACCGACGACATCCACAGACAAGCGCCCCCGAGGGCGAGCGCGATGATCGGTAGTAACAGTCGCGCGCCGTAGCGGTCCGTCAATCGTCCGACAAAGGGCAAACAGGCGCCCGAGACCAACGTTGCAACGAGATAGGCCGCCGAAAACGCAGTATCGGTGACCTTCAACGACGCTTCCATCGGCTCTTTA
Coding sequences within it:
- a CDS encoding MFS transporter, whose product is MSRLRTKPIRSRLANPVQIQPSLTPVAPQRKPFFLGWTVLFIAALGMFASAPGQSFSVATFKEPMEASLKVTDTAFSAAYLVATLVSGACLPFVGRLTDRYGARLLLPIIALALGGACLWMSSVESFMGLFIGFCLIRPLGQGSLTLVSSWLVGHWFEKRRGMAMGLLGLGGTLSVMCIPQINQYVTTEFGWRSGWVCLAVIVWAILILPAIVFVRNRPEDVGLLPDGQLSKDTKTTRPRQDQEETDTAEMAGVESAVGHDQTVEEAWKHLTFWKLLMPLCTGALVGTGLVFHQVSIFAEAGLSVTTAVTTLSIQAAAASLGALLFGYLSDRFPERKLMAMSMVCLATAQLLLTSLNHVGLAAIYGMLLGTHGAILRTAGSAVWVNQYGRLHQGAIRGIVLTFQIVASALGPLPFALAKDYWGGYSMANWMMLVLPIGSAIAVWTAYPPQRIPPAIQTPVSTDA